The nucleotide sequence CCGGCGTCAGCGCCCCGGTCTCCGGGCGCGGCAGTCGCCGTGAGCCTGTGGGCGGCGCTCCGTCGCCACCCGGTCACGGCGCTGACCGCGCTCGTTGCCGCCGTCCTGCCCGACCCGCTGCCGGAGCGGATCCTCGGGGTCGTGGCCGCCGTCGCCCTGATGGGCCTGGCCGAGTCGCGGCTCGGATCGCGCCGCACCCTCGTCGTCGCGCTCACCGGCTCGGCGGCGGCGATCGGCGCGGCGGCCGCCCTCACGTCGGTCGCCGAGCACGTCCCGGCGGGTTGGGCGCACGACGTCGTGGCGCACGCCGACGTGTCGCCGATCACGCCGTCGCTCGCGGCCGTGATGGCCGCGTCGGCGGTGCTGAGCCCGCTCTGGCGGCGCAGGATCCGGCTGCTCGGCTTCGCGGCCATCATCGCGTTGGTGCTCTACGACGGCCGGCCGTCCAGCCTGTACGCGCTGATCGGCGCCCTCGTCGGGCTCGCCGCCGGCCGGGTGATCCGACGAGGCACCCGCGCGCCCGTCGGCTGGTCGCAGAGCACCCGCCACGAGGCCCGCGTGCTGCTCTCGGGAGTCGTCGCGCTCACGGCGATCGGTCCGCTCATCACGCTGTCGGCCCGCGCGCCCGCGGGTGTTCTCGCGCCTCTCGGCGGCCTGTTCGAGGACCGCTACAGTGTCAGCCGGTCGGCCGCGCAGAGGTGCGCGGACATCGGCCAGGCGCTGTTCGCCCGGGGGACCTCCGCGGGCTCCTGCGTCCGCGACATGGCCCTGGCCGACCTTCACGGGCCGGGCACGATCGCGCTCAGCGTGCTTCCGCTGGCGACGCTGCTCGTCGCGGCCGCGTTCATCCGCCGCGGCAGCCGGCTCGCCGTGATCGCGGCGGTGACGGTGAACCTCCTCCTCGCGGGGCTCGCCGCCGTGTACTACGCGGTGCTGCCGCTGGCGGTCGACCCCGCGGGCAGCGAGCGCGGCGCGAGATTCCGACTGCTGTTCGTCCACGGGCTGTCGATCGTCACTCCGCTCGCGGTCGCCGTCGTGCTGCTCGTGTTCCTGCGTCATTTCGCCGTCCGCACGCCCCGCCGTGTCACGGCCGCGTACCTCGGTGTCGTCGCCGTGGCGTTCGCGGCGCTGTCGGCCCTCTACGTCGGGGTCGCGGCGAGTCACCTGGGGGAGTTCCGGCCGTCGAGCGGCCTCGGGGACGTGATCCTGCTCACACCCCAGCGGTTCGTGCCGCTCGGGTACCTGGGCCCCGAGCACCTCGGCCCGGTGCCGGCCGGCGGTGTCGCGCGCGTCGCGTTCGAGAGCGTCGGCGCCGTGTTCTGGCTCGTCGTCGCGGGCGGCCTGGCCGTGGCCGCGGGGCGGACGGCCGTGAGGGGCGCAGGAGCGCGGGATCGTGCCGACCTCCGCCGGCTCCTGCGCCAGGGCGCCCCCGGGGCGATGTCGCACATGGCGACGTGGCCCGGGAACTCGCTGTGGTTCGCCCCCGACCGGACGGCCGCCGTCGCCTATCGCCGCGTCGGATCGACCGCGATCACGCTCGGCGACCCGCTGTGCGACCCCGATGCGGCGCCCAGCGTGGTGCTCGGCTTCGCCCGGTGGTGCGACGAGCACGGCCTCACCCCGGTGTTCTACAGCGTCGACGCCGACCTCGAGCCGACGTTCGCGAGGCTGGGCTGGCGCACCATGCCGATCGCGGAGGAGACCGTGATCCGCACGGCGACGTTCTCGATGACGGGCAAGAAGTGGCAGGACGTCCGGTCGAGCATCAACCGTGCGGCCACCCGCGACATCGAGGCGGTCTGGACGCGGTACGCCGACCTCGGAGCGGGGCAGCTCGACCAGATCGAGCAGCTCTCGGAGGACTGGGTCGCCGGCAAGAGGCTGCCCGAGCTCGGCTTCACCCTCGGCGGCCTCGAGGAGATGGACGACCCCGACGTGCGCCTCATGCTCGCCGTCGACGACGCCGGGCGCGTGCTCGCCGTCACCAGCTGGCTGCCCACCTGGCGCGCCGGCGTCGTCGTCGGCTGGACCCTCGACTTCATGCGTCGGCAGGACGACGCCATGAACGGGATCATGGAGTTCCTCATCGCCCAGGTCGCGCTCCGGGCGCAGCAGGATGGCGTCGAGTTCGTCAGCCTCTCGGCCGCGCCGCTCGCGACCGTGCCGGGCGAAGCGGGCGCGACGAGTCAGACCGAGCGTCTGCTGGCCGCCCTGAGCCGCATGCTCGAGCCCGCCTACGGTTTCCGCTCGCTGCTGACCTTCAAGCTGAAGTTCCAGCCCGAGCTGTCGCCGCTGCTCATGGCCTACCCCGACCCCGTGCAGCTCCCCGCCATCGCCACGGCCCTCACCCGCGCCTACCTGCCCGGCCTCTCGCCGCGCACTGTCGCCGCCCTCCTCGCGCCGTGACCCCCGCCGCCGGTAGCCTCGCGACATGGACGCCCGAGACGCCTTCCGCGACATGCTCCGCGATCGCGTGGGGCCGGGGCTGCGCGAGCTCGGCTTCGCCGGCTCCGGCAACACCTGGCGACTGCGCGGCGACGCCGGGGACTGGGCGGTGGTGAACTTCCAGAAGTCGCAGTGGGGCTCATCGCAGGCGGTGCGCTTCTACATCAACATGCTCTTCGTGCTGGAGCCGATGCGCGAGTTCCTGGTGGACTACGAGCAGCGGCGACCCTCCCGGATCCCGGGACGATTCGACCACGTGTGGGAGAAGAGGCTCGACCGCCTTCCGCGAAAGGGCCTCAGCATGCGGCAGATTTGGGACTTCGCGGACGGCGCCGATGCCGAGGGAGTCGCGGCCGAGGTCGTGTCGACCGTCGAGGTCGCGGCGATGCCGACGTTTCGTCGCCTGCTCGATCGGAAGTCGTTCGTCGCAGAGCTCGCGAACGCCGAGAACGGGGGAATGCTCGGCGGGTGGTTGAGTCGAACCTCTCCCGAGGGTACGCGCGCGCTCATTCTCAGCGAGGCGGGTCCCGGCAACGAGGTGGGCGCCCTGCTGCAGTCTCTCGAAGCCGGTCTCCGCGTCGAGGACGGTGTCGAGGAGGGCACCTGGGACCACCGTCAGCTCGCCATCATCGAGTGGATTCGACGGCGGCTCGAGCAGCCCGAGGAGTGATGCGGGAAGTGGAGTAGCGTCCGGGCATGACAGCACGGTTCGTGTACTGGATGAACGTCTCGCTCGACCTCTACATCGAGGGCGGCCCGAACGAGCACGGCGACCTCGACGGGCCCGGCTGGGTGCGCATCGACGAGCAGCTCCACCGCGAGTTCAACGCGCGGGCCGCGGCCCTATCGACCATGGTGCAGGGCCGCACCGTGTACGAGCTCATGGATCCGTTCTGGCCCGACGCCCGCACCAACGAGAGCTTCCCCGATTACCTCCGCGAGTACGGCGAGATTTGGACCTCGAAGCCGAAGATCCTCGTCTCCCGCACGCGCACGTCGGCCGAGCATGGCACGCGCACCTTCGGCAGCGACGGTGACGCCATAGAACAGCTGGCCGAGCTGCGGGCCGCAGGATCCGGCGACATCGGCGTCGGCGGATCGAACCTCGCCTCGCAGCTCCTGCGAGCCCACCTCCTCGACGAGCTGATGATCTTCACCCACCCGAGCCTCCTCGGCGCAGGCAAGCCCCTCTTCGACCGCCTCGACGAGCCCGTCGAACTCGATCTGCTCGAGCAGCGCTCGTTCGACCAGGGCGTGACGCTGCACCGCTACAGCGTGCGCGGGGCCCTGCCGGCCTAGGGTGCCGCCCGTCTATCGGTCCGACGGCGTATCCGCGGCCGATCGGCGTAGCCGCGAGTCCTAGGAGCCGCGGGCTGGCCGGACGGGCGCGGGCTGGCCGGAAAGCCGCGGGCGGGCCGAACAGCCGCGGGCAGGCCGGACGGCCGCGGGCGGGCCGAAAAGCCGCGGGGCCGCCGGACGGGCGCGCTTGAGCGGCGCGGAGGGCCACACGCCCAGCGCGACGTGGCACGATCGAGGGAGGAGGTCACCAATGACGATCGACACCACCACCGCAGGCGCCCCCACGACGGGCGGAGCGGGCGGGGCAGACGACGAGCTCGCGCGGGTTCCCGCGATCCTGCGCCAGGCCCAGACGGCTCACGACGAGTGGTCGGCCCTGCCCCTCGAACGCCGGGCCGAGCTGCTGCGGGCCATCGCCGACGGGCTCGACGAGGCGGCCGGCACTCTGATCCCGATCGCCGAGCGCGAGACCGGGCTGACGACGGCGAGGCTCACCGGCGAGCTGACCCGCACCACCTTCCAGGTGCGGCTGTTCGCACGGGTGGTCGAGCGCGGCGAATTCCTCGGCCTGCGCGTCGACCACGCCGACGCCGACTGGCCGATGGGCGCACCCCGCCCGGACCTCCGCCGCATCCTCGTGCCGATGGGCCCGGTGCTGGTCTTCGCAGCCGGCAACTTCCCGTTCGCGTTCTCGGTCGTCGGCGGCGACACCGCGTCGGCGCTCGCCGCGGGCAGCGCCGTCGTGCTCAAGGCGCACCCCGGCCACCCCGAGCTCTCGCGCGCGACCCTCGACGTCGTCGCGGCCTCCGTCGACGCGGCGGGCGGCCCGGCGAATCTACTGCAGGGCCTGTTTTCGCAGGAGGCCGGCGTCGCAGCCCTCACAGCCCGCGAGATCAAGGCGTCCGCGTTCACCGGGTCGATCCGCGGCGGTCGCGCCCTGTTCGACATCGCGCAGTCGCGGCCCGAGCCGATCCCGTTCTACGGCGAGCTGGGCAGCACCAACCCGGTCTTCGTGCTGCCTGAGGCCGCAGGAGCCCGCGCAGACTCGATCGCCGAAGGCTTCCTCGCGTCCGTCACCGGCAGCCAGGGGCAGCTGTGCACGAAGCCGGGCGTGCTCTTCGTGCCCACCGGCAGCCCGGTGCTCGCGGCGGTGGCGGGAGCGTCGTCGACCGGGCCGGCGCGGCTCCTGGACCCCCGGATCGAGGCGAACTACCTGAACCGCCTCGAGTCGCTGCGCGAGCGCGCCGACGTGTCGGTGCTCTGGGACGACGACGCCTCGCTGGCGACGCCGCCCTCGCCGAGCGTGCTGCGCACCACGATCGACGCGGTGCTCGCCGACCCGGAGACACTCGTGGCAGAGACCTTCGGGCCGACCAGCCTCGTCGTCGAGTACACCGACGTCGCCGACCTGACCCGCGTCGCCCGGGGCCTCGAAGGGCAGCTCACCTCCACCGTCGTCGGCGACGAGGGCGACACGGCCGCCGCCGGGCCTCTGGTTCAGGAGCTCACGCAGCACGCGGGGCGCGTCCTCTGGAACATGTGGCCCACCGGCGTCTCGGTCACCTACGCGCAGACCCACGGCGGCCCGTACCCGGCGACGACGGCTCCGGGCTCGACGTCGGTGGGGACGACGGCGATCGAGCGGTTCCTGCGCCCGGTCACGTACCAGAACCTGCCCGACGCGCTGCTGCCGGAGGCGCTGCGCCGCGGCAACCCGCTCGGGCTGCCGCGCACCGTCGACGGTGTCCGCGAGGCCTGATTCGCGACACAACGCGACACCTGCGACGCGCCCGCACGTCGCAGGTGTCGCGTTTTGTCGCGCGATGGGGAGGAGCCGGGGAGCGCAGGGGAGGGGGACAGCGGCGCGCGCCTGAGCGAGCGGGCAGGGCCCGGCGAGTAGACCGAGGAGGACCCCGAACGAAGGAGCGATCCATGCACGCGTCCCCGAAGATGCAGGAGAACCTGCAGAAGGTTCTCGTCGACCTCATCGACCTCCACCTCCAGGGCAAGGAGGCTCACTGGAATATCCTCGGCCACAACTTCCGAGACCTGCACCTGCAGCTCGACGAGCTGGTCGACGCGGCCCGCGAGTTCTCGGACGACATCGCCGAGCGCATGCGCGCCCTGTTCCTCGTCCCCGATGGTCGCGCGTCGACGATCGCGGCGTCGTCGCACCTCGACCAGTTCCCCGAGGGCGAGATCTCGACGCACGACGCGATCGACGCCGTCACCCTGCGGATCTACCAGGCCACGGGCACCATGCGCGAGGTCCACGACGGCGTCGACTCCGAAGACCCGTCGACCGCCGACCTCCTCCACGCGATCATCGACCGGCTCGAGCAGATCGCCTGGATGATGGGCGCCGAGAACCGCCTGCCGCGCGAGTCGATCGCCGAGGCACTCGGCGACGAGGCCGCGACCGCTTCGACGATCAGCTAGGCCGTCGTGGATCTCGGAATCTCGAACCGCACAGCACTCGTCTTCGGCGCCGACTCCGGCATCGGCTGGAACACGGCTCGCCTGCTTCTGGACGAGGGGGCGACCGTGGTCGTCAGCGATCTCGACCAGGAGTCGCTCGACGAGGCCGCCGCGACCCTGAAGGCGCCGAAGGGCAAGCTCTTCTCGTTCGCCGCCGACGTCCGCAGGGCCGCGAGCCTGGCCGACCTCCACGCGAAGGTGCGCGAGGCGGTGGGCCAGATCGACATCCTGGTGCAGTCCTCGGGCGTCACCGGCGCGCAGGGCTACTTCCACGAGATCGACGAGGAGGGCTGGGCGTCGACGATCGACATCGACCTGATGGGCCCGGTCAGGATCACGCGAGAGTTCATCGCCGACCTGCGCGAGGGCGGCTGGGGCCGCATCGTGTACCTCGTGTCGGAGGACGCCCCGCAGCCGTACGACGACGAGCTGCCCTACTGCGCCGCGAAGGCGGGTGTCCTGTCGTTCGCGAAGGGGCTCTCGCGCACCTACGCCACCGAAGGGCTGCTCGTGAACACCGTCTCGCCGGCGTTCATCCACACCCCGATGACCGACGCGATGATGGAGAAGCGCGCGAAGCAGATCGGCACCAGCGTCGACGAGGCGATCGTCTCGTTCCTCGACGAGAAGCGCCCCTACATGGAGCTCAAGCGCCGCGGCGAGCCCGAGGAGGTCGCCAACGTGATCGCCTTCCTCTGCTCCGACCGCGCGAGCTTCGTCAACGGCTCGAACTACCGAGTCGACTCCGGCTCGGTCGCGACGATCTAGGCGGGCCACCCCACACCGATGGCATCAGGATCCGACAGCGGGTCGGGGCGAAAGCGCCCCGGCCCGCGATTCCGCACCGACCGAAACCGCACCCCTCCGGGCGTCCGCCCCCACGCCGACCTGCGCCGACGCGACGGCTTCGTGCCGCTCGAGACCTACGCGCCGATCGGCGACGGCCGCACCGTCGGCCTCGTCGCGCTCGACGGCAGCATCGACTGGCTGGCGCTGCCCGAGCTCGACACGGCGCCCGTCTTCTCGGCGATCCTCGACCCCGAGCACGGCGGCTCGATCTCCCTCCACCCGAGTGAGCCCGCCACCGTGCGGCGTCACTACGAGGACGACTCGAACGTGCTCGTCACCGAGTGGACCACCGACTCCGGCATGTGCCGGGTGACCGACGCGATGCTCACCGGCACGGCGGGGCGCCTGCCGTGGGCACAGCTGGCGCGCGTCGTACACGGGGTGGAGGGCGAGGTCGCCATGACGTGGGAGGTCGTGCCCGGGCGGGCACTCGGATCCTGCGTTCCCGAACGCCGCGAGACGGCGAACGGCACCGTGCTGGTCTGCGACTCGGTGACCCTCGGCGTGAGCGAGCAGGGCTTCGGCTCGGTGGCGCGCGACGACGTGGGGTTCGGCGGCGGGTTCACCACGGGTGCCGGAACCGAGCACGTGCTGACGGTCGTGGGGACGGACGGCGAGCCGCTGCTCATTCCCGACCCCGCCGACGTGCCCGGGCAGCTCGACGTGACCCGGGCGAACTGGGACCGCTGGTCGTCGGCCATCGACTACGACGGGCCGTGGGACGCCCAGGTGCGGCGGAGCGCCCTCGCGCTCAAGCTGCTGATCCACGCGCCGAGCGGCGCGATCGCGGCCGCCGCGACGACCTCGCTGCCGGAGGACAGGCGCGGAGGCAAGAACTGGGACTACCGGTTCGCCTGGGTGCGCGACCTCGCCTACACCGTGCGGGCCATCTCGAGCCTCGGCTTCCGGGAGGAGGCGCACGCCGCGGTGTCGTGGCTCCTGCGCACCATCCGTCAGCACGAAGACGACATGCCGATCTTCTACACGCTGCAGGGCGACAAGTCCGACGGTGTGACCGAGTCGGACGCCCCCGGCTGGAACGGCATCGGCCCCGTGACCGTCGGCAACCACGCTGTGTCGCAGCTGCAGCTCGGGGTGTGGGGAGACGTGCTCGACGTGATGGCCCAGTACGTCGCGCAGGGCAATCAACTGGATCCTGCGACCGCCGGCCTGCTCGAGAGGCTCGCGGACTCGGCGTGCCGCCAGTGGCCGAAGAAGGACTCGGCGATGTGGGAGCTCGACGACGAGCAGCACTACACCTCGGGCAAGCTCGGCTGCTGGCAGGCCCTCGACCGCGCGATCGAGCTTCACGACGCAGGGCAGATCGCAGGCGACCGCGAGACCTGGGCGAAGAACCGGCGGCTCATCGAGCAGTGGGTCGATGAGAACGGGTGGAACGAGGAACGCGGCGCCTACGTCATGCGCCCCGGAACCTCGGCGCTCGACACGGCGGTGCTGCTGCACACGATGTCGGGCTTCGACCGCGGGCCCCGCATGTCGGCCACGATCGACGCCATCGTCTCCGAGCTCGAGCGCGACGGGCTCGTCTTCCGCTACTCGGGCGTCGCCGAGGAGGAGGGCGCGTTCGTCGCGTGCTCGTTCTGGCTGGTGACCGCTCTGGCACAGGTCGGCAGGATCGACGAGGCCCGCTCGCTGATGGAGAAGGCGGTCGCGCACGCCAACGACGTGGGCGTCTACTCCGAGATGATCAGCGTCGACGACGGCTCGTTCCTCGGGAACCTGCCGCAGGCGCTGTCGCACCTCGCGCTCGTGCAGGCCGCGCTCGCGATCCGCGACGCGGAGCGCGCCTGAGCGGTGCGCGCCTGAGCGTTGCGCCGTCCCCACACCAAATTTCGGACAAAACTCCAACGATTTTCGTGGAGTTTTGTCCGGAATTTGGTGCTGGGGGCGCGCGGCGGGCCGACGCTTCAGGCGGGGCGACGCCAGACGCTCACGTGCGACGTGCTCTCGGTCGTGAACGGCGCGCGCGACCAGTCGGCGTAGCGCGCCTCGAGCGTGAGCCCGGCGAGCTGCGCCATGAGATCCAGCTCGGAGGGCCACACATACCGGTAGTGGTGCGGTACGGAGCGGAACGAGCCGCCCGCCTGCCGCACGAAGTGGTGCGAGACCGCCCGCTGCGAGACGAGGTCGTAGGTGTCGAAGCCGACGTGGTTGTCGGAGATATCGAATGGCACCCCGAGCGCTCCCGGCGGCAGGCTGCGCAGCGACGGCACGCCGACCTCGACGACGAAGCGGCCGCCGGGCGTGAGGTGTCGGGCGGCGTTCCGGAAGCAGGAGACCTGGGCGTCCTGCGTCCAGAGATTGCCGATCGTGTTGTACACGAGGTAGACGAGCGAGAAGTCGCCGTCGACGCGGGTCGACGACATGTCGCCCATCGTGACCGGGAGGTCGGGGCTCTTCTCGCGCAGCTTCGCGGCCATCGCCTCGGAGTACTCGAGGCCCTGCACCGGCACGCCGCGGGCGGCGAGCGGGATCGCCACGCGGCCGGTGCCGATGGCGAACTCGAGGGCTGCGCCGCCGTCCGCCGCCTCGGCGAGGAATGCTGTCGTCGCGTCGAGCAGCGCTGGCGCGAACATGGGGTCGTCGGGGTTGTCGTACGTGTCGGCCTGGACGTTGGTCCAGAGGTCGCTGGGCACGGCGTCGTCGCTCATGCGGCGAGGCTACTCGCCGTCGCTTCCGGGCGGAGGTCAGCGGAGGGCGGG is from Frondihabitans australicus and encodes:
- a CDS encoding dihydrofolate reductase family protein, whose amino-acid sequence is MTARFVYWMNVSLDLYIEGGPNEHGDLDGPGWVRIDEQLHREFNARAAALSTMVQGRTVYELMDPFWPDARTNESFPDYLREYGEIWTSKPKILVSRTRTSAEHGTRTFGSDGDAIEQLAELRAAGSGDIGVGGSNLASQLLRAHLLDELMIFTHPSLLGAGKPLFDRLDEPVELDLLEQRSFDQGVTLHRYSVRGALPA
- a CDS encoding DUF4304 domain-containing protein — encoded protein: MDARDAFRDMLRDRVGPGLRELGFAGSGNTWRLRGDAGDWAVVNFQKSQWGSSQAVRFYINMLFVLEPMREFLVDYEQRRPSRIPGRFDHVWEKRLDRLPRKGLSMRQIWDFADGADAEGVAAEVVSTVEVAAMPTFRRLLDRKSFVAELANAENGGMLGGWLSRTSPEGTRALILSEAGPGNEVGALLQSLEAGLRVEDGVEEGTWDHRQLAIIEWIRRRLEQPEE
- a CDS encoding bifunctional lysylphosphatidylglycerol flippase/synthetase MprF; the encoded protein is MSLWAALRRHPVTALTALVAAVLPDPLPERILGVVAAVALMGLAESRLGSRRTLVVALTGSAAAIGAAAALTSVAEHVPAGWAHDVVAHADVSPITPSLAAVMAASAVLSPLWRRRIRLLGFAAIIALVLYDGRPSSLYALIGALVGLAAGRVIRRGTRAPVGWSQSTRHEARVLLSGVVALTAIGPLITLSARAPAGVLAPLGGLFEDRYSVSRSAAQRCADIGQALFARGTSAGSCVRDMALADLHGPGTIALSVLPLATLLVAAAFIRRGSRLAVIAAVTVNLLLAGLAAVYYAVLPLAVDPAGSERGARFRLLFVHGLSIVTPLAVAVVLLVFLRHFAVRTPRRVTAAYLGVVAVAFAALSALYVGVAASHLGEFRPSSGLGDVILLTPQRFVPLGYLGPEHLGPVPAGGVARVAFESVGAVFWLVVAGGLAVAAGRTAVRGAGARDRADLRRLLRQGAPGAMSHMATWPGNSLWFAPDRTAAVAYRRVGSTAITLGDPLCDPDAAPSVVLGFARWCDEHGLTPVFYSVDADLEPTFARLGWRTMPIAEETVIRTATFSMTGKKWQDVRSSINRAATRDIEAVWTRYADLGAGQLDQIEQLSEDWVAGKRLPELGFTLGGLEEMDDPDVRLMLAVDDAGRVLAVTSWLPTWRAGVVVGWTLDFMRRQDDAMNGIMEFLIAQVALRAQQDGVEFVSLSAAPLATVPGEAGATSQTERLLAALSRMLEPAYGFRSLLTFKLKFQPELSPLLMAYPDPVQLPAIATALTRAYLPGLSPRTVAALLAP
- a CDS encoding glycoside hydrolase family 15 protein; translation: MASGSDSGSGRKRPGPRFRTDRNRTPPGVRPHADLRRRDGFVPLETYAPIGDGRTVGLVALDGSIDWLALPELDTAPVFSAILDPEHGGSISLHPSEPATVRRHYEDDSNVLVTEWTTDSGMCRVTDAMLTGTAGRLPWAQLARVVHGVEGEVAMTWEVVPGRALGSCVPERRETANGTVLVCDSVTLGVSEQGFGSVARDDVGFGGGFTTGAGTEHVLTVVGTDGEPLLIPDPADVPGQLDVTRANWDRWSSAIDYDGPWDAQVRRSALALKLLIHAPSGAIAAAATTSLPEDRRGGKNWDYRFAWVRDLAYTVRAISSLGFREEAHAAVSWLLRTIRQHEDDMPIFYTLQGDKSDGVTESDAPGWNGIGPVTVGNHAVSQLQLGVWGDVLDVMAQYVAQGNQLDPATAGLLERLADSACRQWPKKDSAMWELDDEQHYTSGKLGCWQALDRAIELHDAGQIAGDRETWAKNRRLIEQWVDENGWNEERGAYVMRPGTSALDTAVLLHTMSGFDRGPRMSATIDAIVSELERDGLVFRYSGVAEEEGAFVACSFWLVTALAQVGRIDEARSLMEKAVAHANDVGVYSEMISVDDGSFLGNLPQALSHLALVQAALAIRDAERA
- a CDS encoding SDR family NAD(P)-dependent oxidoreductase, which encodes MDLGISNRTALVFGADSGIGWNTARLLLDEGATVVVSDLDQESLDEAAATLKAPKGKLFSFAADVRRAASLADLHAKVREAVGQIDILVQSSGVTGAQGYFHEIDEEGWASTIDIDLMGPVRITREFIADLREGGWGRIVYLVSEDAPQPYDDELPYCAAKAGVLSFAKGLSRTYATEGLLVNTVSPAFIHTPMTDAMMEKRAKQIGTSVDEAIVSFLDEKRPYMELKRRGEPEEVANVIAFLCSDRASFVNGSNYRVDSGSVATI
- a CDS encoding class I SAM-dependent DNA methyltransferase, whose product is MSDDAVPSDLWTNVQADTYDNPDDPMFAPALLDATTAFLAEAADGGAALEFAIGTGRVAIPLAARGVPVQGLEYSEAMAAKLREKSPDLPVTMGDMSSTRVDGDFSLVYLVYNTIGNLWTQDAQVSCFRNAARHLTPGGRFVVEVGVPSLRSLPPGALGVPFDISDNHVGFDTYDLVSQRAVSHHFVRQAGGSFRSVPHHYRYVWPSELDLMAQLAGLTLEARYADWSRAPFTTESTSHVSVWRRPA
- a CDS encoding aldehyde dehydrogenase (NADP(+)); this encodes MTIDTTTAGAPTTGGAGGADDELARVPAILRQAQTAHDEWSALPLERRAELLRAIADGLDEAAGTLIPIAERETGLTTARLTGELTRTTFQVRLFARVVERGEFLGLRVDHADADWPMGAPRPDLRRILVPMGPVLVFAAGNFPFAFSVVGGDTASALAAGSAVVLKAHPGHPELSRATLDVVAASVDAAGGPANLLQGLFSQEAGVAALTAREIKASAFTGSIRGGRALFDIAQSRPEPIPFYGELGSTNPVFVLPEAAGARADSIAEGFLASVTGSQGQLCTKPGVLFVPTGSPVLAAVAGASSTGPARLLDPRIEANYLNRLESLRERADVSVLWDDDASLATPPSPSVLRTTIDAVLADPETLVAETFGPTSLVVEYTDVADLTRVARGLEGQLTSTVVGDEGDTAAAGPLVQELTQHAGRVLWNMWPTGVSVTYAQTHGGPYPATTAPGSTSVGTTAIERFLRPVTYQNLPDALLPEALRRGNPLGLPRTVDGVREA
- a CDS encoding Dps family protein, which translates into the protein MHASPKMQENLQKVLVDLIDLHLQGKEAHWNILGHNFRDLHLQLDELVDAAREFSDDIAERMRALFLVPDGRASTIAASSHLDQFPEGEISTHDAIDAVTLRIYQATGTMREVHDGVDSEDPSTADLLHAIIDRLEQIAWMMGAENRLPRESIAEALGDEAATASTIS